A genomic segment from Montipora foliosa isolate CH-2021 chromosome 9, ASM3666993v2, whole genome shotgun sequence encodes:
- the LOC137971933 gene encoding transmembrane inner ear expressed protein-like translates to MKEVALGESKNLLNFIATMAKAGAVQPNLIFKTVFFHSLLFGFQVEPCFAQNNDLFIPPAKVKTLAPKPTTSTPIPVTEKNLWGLRMWQVVGLAFVATVLSVVFCCCLCDCRVPKTGYDKDGQAKQADGDGSDTEPAVVHSRPLQDGKRLESASNQQRKVQDTGNSGGKVNQALESERETAAQDKGWKTIQRTMLSRQP, encoded by the exons ATGAAAGAGGTAGCCCTTGGGGAGAGTAAAAATTTGCTCAATTTTATTGCCACGATGGCAAAAGCTGGAGCTGTCCAACCtaatctcattttcaagacaGTTTTCTTTCACTCATtgctttttggatttcag GTAGAACCATGCTTTGCGCAGAACAACGACTTATTCATCCCACCTGCAAAAGTAAAGACACTAGCGCCCAAGCCCACAACATCGACACCGATACCAGTGACAGAGAAGAACTTATGGGGCCTGAGAATGTGGCAAGTGGTTGGGCTGGCGTTTGTGGCCACTGTTTTGTCCG TCGTCTTTTGTTGCTGTCTTTGCGACTGTCGCGTTCCGAAGACAGGTTACGACAAAGATGGCCAAGCAAAACAAGCGGATGGTGACGGCAGTGACACAGAACCAGCGGTTGTTCACTCTAGACCTTTACAAGACGGGAAAAGGTTGGAAAGTGCTTCCAATCAACAAAGAAAAGTACAGGACACCGGAAACTCAGGAGGAAAAGTAAACCAGGCTTTAGAAAGTGAAAGAGAAACTGCAGCACAAGATAAAGGCTGGAAAACAATTCAACGAACTATGCTTTCACGTCAACCGTGA